The Chitinophaga flava genome has a segment encoding these proteins:
- a CDS encoding BamA/TamA family outer membrane protein translates to MAVTCWLLCWHQAVFASMASFQDKPVADTVPKKGNGLMKKIGEYRDSLRNKEYRQSFIRRITKQDVEQKIEDSDSAIIKSEAYFTPFVGKVIRSIYYRKVKVFGPRNINDTTFTTSMKLIHLANRLHFDSKEWVIRQSLFFREGTRLDPFEMADNERYLRNRPFISDARIHVRVSDPTSDSVDVEVITKDVFEYGVDLSQFSATNIKARVSNNDLLGAGQGLQAGFQWRSDYTPTWNTEARYTKYNLLGTFIDLNVGYSTLNNTTPLDTNVYEGTMFLSLNRPLYRNAAKWVGGLTLANNWSINIHGAEPQAEDSLYRDYRYTVFDGWIGYNFINNYTLNGTIGNKPNFAVLFRHYNLNFSRMPEQERFKEDPVYNDHRYYLLQLQVYRVDYFKAHQFFGFGRTEDIPLGYTLNATTGWETWKDRRRLYSGLEAQKYWTTRRQGLFNTTVGASTFWQGGSLEDAVIHGRVEYYSRLFTVRKARFRQFLNIDFLESPNPFFYKRLNINMDNGIWGYRNTKLNGYQRLNMGSETVYYSPLRFLGFKFNFFASLEASMLTAKNDNLLTNPIYLGVGGGFRIKNENLSLNTIKVSGYYFPNAPAPMKKGLLEITTVVDFRFDVSALRAPAFLSFF, encoded by the coding sequence ATGGCTGTTACCTGCTGGCTACTGTGCTGGCACCAGGCCGTATTTGCCAGTATGGCCAGCTTTCAGGACAAACCCGTTGCCGATACCGTCCCTAAAAAAGGGAATGGCCTGATGAAAAAGATCGGGGAATACCGGGATTCCCTCCGTAACAAGGAATATCGTCAATCCTTTATCAGGCGCATCACCAAACAGGATGTTGAGCAGAAGATCGAGGATTCCGACAGCGCTATCATCAAAAGTGAGGCATATTTTACCCCTTTTGTGGGAAAAGTGATCCGGAGTATCTACTATCGGAAAGTAAAAGTATTTGGTCCCCGTAATATCAACGATACCACTTTTACCACCAGCATGAAACTGATACATCTGGCGAATCGTCTGCATTTCGACTCTAAGGAATGGGTGATCCGCCAGTCTCTTTTTTTCCGGGAGGGCACCCGGCTGGATCCCTTCGAAATGGCCGACAATGAACGTTATCTGCGTAACCGCCCTTTTATTTCCGATGCCCGTATACATGTGAGGGTTTCCGATCCTACTTCAGATTCAGTAGATGTAGAGGTTATTACCAAGGATGTATTCGAATACGGGGTAGACCTGTCTCAGTTTAGTGCAACGAATATCAAAGCCAGGGTCTCCAATAACGACCTGCTGGGAGCCGGACAGGGACTGCAGGCAGGCTTCCAGTGGCGCAGTGACTATACTCCAACCTGGAACACGGAAGCACGTTATACCAAATACAATCTACTGGGTACCTTTATCGATCTGAATGTAGGATATTCAACCCTCAATAATACTACACCACTGGATACCAATGTGTATGAGGGAACGATGTTCCTAAGCCTGAACAGGCCACTGTACCGTAATGCAGCCAAATGGGTAGGTGGTCTTACCCTGGCCAACAACTGGTCTATCAATATACACGGAGCTGAACCACAGGCAGAAGACAGTCTTTACAGGGATTACCGTTATACCGTCTTCGATGGCTGGATAGGATACAACTTTATCAATAACTACACGCTTAACGGCACTATTGGCAATAAGCCCAACTTTGCGGTGCTGTTCCGGCACTATAACCTCAATTTTTCCAGGATGCCGGAACAGGAACGTTTTAAGGAGGACCCGGTATATAATGACCATCGTTACTACCTGTTGCAGCTCCAGGTGTACCGGGTGGATTACTTTAAAGCGCACCAGTTCTTCGGCTTTGGCAGAACAGAGGATATTCCGCTGGGGTATACCTTAAATGCCACCACGGGTTGGGAAACCTGGAAAGACCGGCGCCGGTTATATAGCGGTCTGGAAGCCCAGAAATACTGGACCACCAGAAGGCAAGGCCTTTTTAATACGACGGTAGGTGCGAGTACCTTCTGGCAGGGCGGATCTCTGGAAGACGCAGTTATACATGGCCGTGTGGAATACTACAGCCGTCTTTTTACTGTCAGGAAAGCCCGCTTCCGTCAGTTCCTGAACATAGATTTCCTGGAAAGTCCCAATCCGTTTTTCTACAAGAGACTGAACATTAATATGGACAATGGTATCTGGGGCTACCGGAACACCAAACTGAATGGATACCAGCGCTTAAACATGGGCTCTGAAACAGTATATTACAGTCCGCTCAGGTTTCTCGGTTTTAAATTCAACTTCTTTGCTTCGCTGGAGGCTTCGATGCTTACAGCCAAAAACGATAATCTGCTGACGAATCCCATCTATCTTGGTGTGGGTGGTGGTTTCCGTATAAAAAATGAAAACCTGTCGTTGAATACCATCAAGGTGTCAGGGTATTATTTCCCTAATGCGCCGGCCCCCATGAAAAAAGGATTGCTGGAAATCACGACGGTGGTAGATTTCAGGTTTGATGTATCAGCATTAAGAGCGCCGGCTTTCCTGAGTTTCTTCTGA
- a CDS encoding DUF1328 domain-containing protein: MLRWALIFFIVAIVAAIFGFGGIAEDAASIAKILFFIFLVLFILSFITGMLRK; this comes from the coding sequence ATGTTGCGTTGGGCATTAATATTCTTTATCGTGGCCATTGTGGCAGCCATCTTCGGGTTTGGTGGTATTGCTGAGGACGCGGCATCCATTGCCAAGATACTTTTCTTTATTTTCCTTGTTCTCTTTATCCTCTCCTTCATCACAGGGATGCTGAGGAAATAA
- a CDS encoding DUF695 domain-containing protein codes for MHKDYRPDWDIYTCHIEESPAVIGLDLDLRRFAPLKEKPNAIYITVYLNNPREDGFPQNDEFAIMGEIEDSLVEQLTTKLDAHFVGRTFSNGVRDFYFYTGNTLLHDKFIADAMINYPDYRYDYGVKEDNNWELYFDFLFPDVYEFQRIQNRKVLRMLRQHGDMSERERPIEHWIHFRTEEDKTAYWEHIRENGFVIAHDLKADNPEFPFRLCISRSDKASEATIDSVVMSLWELAHQVNAEYDGWETSIVK; via the coding sequence ATGCATAAGGATTACCGACCGGACTGGGATATTTACACGTGCCATATTGAAGAAAGTCCAGCAGTAATAGGCCTTGACCTGGATCTGAGACGATTTGCACCATTGAAGGAGAAGCCGAATGCTATATATATTACGGTGTATCTGAATAATCCGCGAGAAGACGGATTTCCACAGAATGATGAATTTGCCATCATGGGAGAAATAGAGGACAGCCTGGTGGAACAGCTAACAACCAAACTGGATGCGCATTTTGTGGGCCGTACCTTTTCAAATGGTGTACGTGATTTCTATTTTTATACAGGCAATACATTGCTGCATGATAAATTCATTGCCGATGCAATGATCAATTACCCGGACTATCGTTATGACTACGGGGTAAAAGAGGACAATAACTGGGAACTCTACTTCGATTTCCTCTTCCCGGACGTATATGAGTTCCAGCGGATACAGAACAGGAAAGTGTTGCGTATGCTGCGTCAGCATGGAGATATGTCTGAGCGGGAGCGTCCTATCGAACACTGGATACATTTCAGGACGGAAGAAGACAAAACGGCCTACTGGGAACATATCAGGGAGAATGGTTTTGTCATAGCCCATGACCTTAAAGCGGACAATCCGGAATTCCCCTTCAGGTTATGTATATCCCGCTCCGATAAAGCCAGTGAGGCCACTATCGATAGTGTGGTCATGAGCCTCTGGGAACTGGCCCATCAAGTAAATGCAGAATATGACGGCTGGGAAACCAGCATTGTAAAATAA
- a CDS encoding TonB-dependent receptor, which yields MRKVVLLLTGWMVLFNLTLMAQQPGGKNPVANTGSIYGKLQDAQTGKPVEYASVAILRPDSSVLTGMLSKPNGDFNFDNLTIGKYILKINFIGYEVFFKPVQLSGKTTTMDAGNIKLHPNVKSLAAVNVVGEKPAFTMAIDKRVFNVEKNLASIGGTATDVLKQVPSVSVDIDGNVSVRNGAPTIFVDGRPTTLTLDQIPADAIANIEVVTNPSAKYDAEGMSGILNIVLKKNKKAGINGQLSAGVTSLGSTNTGIDFNLRQEKFNFFINYGTRNRKSPMTSRTFRKNIGRDTTNYTEQLQDGDFYRNFQTGRIGFDWFVDNRNTITISEGITGGNFNRYNDQTQNELDINRELVRYGTGINNSKNGFRNYTTQLGYKHTFAREGEELTADFTYNYATSDNSSEYSLQYFNLKGDSIFSPIKPQNRYGSGDGKTTYITGQLDYIRPLTEKSKIEMGLRTNTRRFDNFTNTFGQNYPSGNFTIDSALSNNYHYQEQINAGYVSYTGAHSNFGYQVGLRAEQSNYSGETRFGQKDSYKINYPISLFPSIFLSQKLKGDHEFQLNYSRRIRRPWFRDLLPTIDYSGQNASRGNPDLRPEFTNSFELSYLKDFAHKHNILVSLYYRNTDNAITDFYVDTTLNLNGQTQRVLLSYPINASTRNSYGAEFTIRSQITKAWDLTANFNLAQTKITASNQGDNLTNQGFTWFGKLNSNTKLPWNLTLQITGEYESRQILPQGERKPQYSIDAGIKKDMLKNKALSVSLTLNDIFNSDRNLSYTTTAFSEQENYRKRLTRELRLNATWRFGKMDYNLFKRKNNKSGKESGNDMGGGERE from the coding sequence ATGAGAAAAGTTGTATTACTCCTGACAGGATGGATGGTTTTGTTTAACCTAACATTGATGGCCCAGCAACCCGGCGGAAAAAATCCCGTGGCCAATACCGGATCGATCTATGGCAAACTACAGGACGCACAAACCGGCAAACCCGTTGAATACGCCTCTGTAGCAATTTTACGCCCAGACTCTTCCGTGCTCACCGGTATGCTCTCCAAACCTAACGGGGATTTTAACTTTGATAATCTTACCATCGGAAAATATATACTGAAGATTAACTTCATCGGTTATGAAGTGTTTTTCAAGCCCGTACAGCTCAGTGGTAAAACCACAACCATGGATGCCGGCAATATCAAACTGCATCCCAATGTAAAATCGCTTGCAGCCGTTAATGTAGTAGGCGAGAAACCCGCCTTTACCATGGCAATCGATAAAAGAGTGTTTAACGTAGAGAAGAACCTCGCCAGCATAGGCGGTACTGCTACTGATGTACTCAAACAGGTGCCTTCCGTGAGTGTTGACATCGATGGCAACGTGAGCGTACGAAACGGCGCCCCTACCATCTTTGTAGATGGCCGGCCTACCACGCTTACACTCGACCAGATTCCCGCTGATGCCATCGCTAATATTGAAGTGGTGACTAACCCTTCCGCCAAATATGATGCAGAAGGCATGAGTGGCATCCTCAATATCGTCCTGAAAAAAAATAAAAAAGCAGGTATCAACGGTCAGCTTAGTGCAGGCGTTACCTCCCTCGGTAGCACCAATACCGGTATTGACTTTAACCTCAGACAAGAGAAGTTCAACTTCTTCATCAACTATGGTACGCGCAACCGCAAATCTCCCATGACCAGCCGTACCTTTAGAAAAAATATCGGCAGAGATACCACCAACTACACCGAACAACTGCAGGACGGCGATTTCTACCGTAACTTCCAGACCGGCCGCATCGGCTTCGACTGGTTCGTCGACAACCGTAATACCATTACCATTTCCGAAGGCATCACCGGCGGTAACTTCAACCGCTACAATGATCAGACACAAAACGAACTGGACATCAACCGCGAACTGGTACGGTATGGCACCGGCATTAACAATAGCAAAAACGGCTTCCGCAACTATACCACCCAGCTGGGGTACAAACATACTTTCGCCCGCGAAGGTGAAGAGCTGACCGCCGACTTCACCTACAACTACGCAACCAGTGATAACAGTTCCGAATATTCCCTTCAGTATTTTAACCTGAAAGGTGACAGCATCTTCAGTCCGATTAAGCCGCAGAACCGCTATGGTAGCGGTGATGGTAAAACAACTTATATCACCGGGCAGCTCGACTATATAAGACCACTTACCGAAAAGTCCAAAATAGAGATGGGATTACGTACCAACACCCGCAGATTCGATAACTTCACCAATACTTTCGGACAGAACTATCCCAGTGGCAATTTTACGATAGACTCTGCGCTGTCCAACAACTACCACTACCAGGAACAGATCAACGCCGGTTATGTAAGTTACACAGGGGCCCATTCCAACTTCGGCTACCAGGTAGGCTTAAGGGCCGAACAGTCCAACTACTCCGGCGAAACCCGCTTCGGACAAAAGGATTCCTACAAGATCAATTATCCGATCAGCCTGTTCCCTAGTATATTCCTGTCTCAGAAACTGAAAGGCGATCATGAGTTCCAGCTCAACTACAGCCGTCGCATCCGCCGGCCCTGGTTCAGAGATCTCCTGCCTACTATCGACTACTCCGGACAGAATGCCAGCCGTGGTAATCCCGACCTCCGTCCCGAGTTCACCAACTCCTTTGAATTGTCCTACCTGAAAGACTTTGCCCATAAGCACAATATCCTGGTGTCATTGTATTATCGTAACACCGACAACGCCATCACAGATTTTTATGTAGATACCACCCTTAACCTGAACGGACAAACGCAAAGGGTGCTGCTGTCTTATCCGATCAATGCCAGCACACGCAATTCCTATGGTGCAGAGTTTACGATCCGCAGCCAGATCACCAAAGCCTGGGACCTGACAGCCAACTTCAACCTGGCCCAGACTAAGATCACAGCCAGCAACCAGGGTGATAATCTGACCAATCAGGGCTTTACCTGGTTTGGTAAACTGAACAGTAATACCAAACTACCATGGAATCTTACCCTGCAGATTACAGGTGAGTATGAGTCCCGTCAGATCCTTCCCCAGGGCGAAAGGAAACCTCAATACTCCATTGATGCAGGCATCAAAAAGGATATGCTGAAAAACAAAGCACTGTCTGTATCGCTGACATTGAATGATATCTTTAATTCAGACCGTAACCTCAGTTACACTACCACTGCGTTTTCAGAACAGGAAAACTATCGCAAGCGTCTTACCCGCGAGCTGCGCCTCAACGCCACCTGGCGCTTCGGTAAGATGGACTACAATCTGTTTAAACGGAAAAACAACAAGTCCGGAAAAGAAAGCGGTAATGATATGGGCGGTGGTGAAAGAGAATAA
- a CDS encoding NAD(P)H-dependent flavin oxidoreductase yields MESNRLTTLLNIRYPFVQAPMLGITTPAMVAAVSNAGGLGSLPVGGLPPERVTALIREVKTMTSKPFAVNLFTYEEPALDNPTAFQKMQQWLLTLYKSHHLITAPVVYEDIRIYSYREQLPALLAEGVSLVSFTFGVPDAAGIATLKAHHCKLIGTATSVAEAQILEKAGVDVIVAQGIEAGGHRGSFLEGPLPQVGTMALVPQMADRISLPVIAAGGISDPRSIAAAFSLGAAGVQCGSVFLKCQESAATPHHKAMLSGIADTGTRLTRAFSGRWARGIPNVLMDSIEASGLEINSYPVQDALTQPARKLAKEQDNSDFIVMYAGQAAQMARELPAAVIIEELVAGIPL; encoded by the coding sequence ATGGAATCAAACAGACTTACAACACTGCTTAATATCCGTTATCCCTTTGTACAGGCTCCTATGCTGGGGATCACCACACCTGCAATGGTAGCCGCGGTAAGTAATGCAGGCGGGCTGGGATCGCTTCCTGTGGGTGGATTGCCTCCCGAAAGAGTGACGGCACTTATACGGGAAGTGAAAACAATGACCTCCAAACCATTTGCAGTGAACCTGTTTACCTACGAGGAACCTGCATTGGACAATCCGACTGCTTTTCAGAAGATGCAGCAGTGGCTGCTTACTTTATACAAGTCCCATCATTTGATAACAGCCCCTGTTGTGTATGAAGATATCAGGATCTATTCGTACCGGGAGCAACTGCCAGCCTTGCTGGCGGAAGGGGTTTCTCTGGTGAGCTTCACTTTTGGAGTACCTGATGCCGCGGGTATCGCTACGTTAAAAGCGCATCATTGTAAGCTGATAGGTACTGCCACCTCTGTTGCGGAAGCACAGATATTGGAGAAAGCAGGAGTAGATGTGATTGTAGCGCAGGGGATCGAAGCGGGTGGTCATCGTGGTAGTTTCCTGGAAGGCCCTTTGCCCCAGGTAGGTACTATGGCACTGGTACCACAGATGGCTGATCGTATAAGCCTGCCCGTTATAGCGGCAGGTGGGATATCCGATCCGCGCAGTATCGCCGCGGCGTTTAGTCTGGGGGCAGCAGGTGTGCAATGTGGTAGTGTGTTTCTGAAATGTCAAGAGAGTGCGGCTACTCCTCATCATAAGGCGATGTTGTCTGGTATTGCTGATACCGGCACACGTCTGACCAGAGCGTTCTCCGGCCGATGGGCGAGGGGGATCCCGAATGTGTTGATGGATAGTATAGAAGCATCGGGGCTGGAAATAAATTCCTATCCTGTTCAGGATGCACTGACACAACCAGCGCGCAAGCTGGCCAAAGAACAGGATAACTCGGATTTTATTGTGATGTATGCCGGACAAGCCGCACAAATGGCCAGAGAATTACCGGCAGCCGTGATCATAGAAGAGCTGGTCGCCGGTATTCCGTTATAA